The Raphanus sativus cultivar WK10039 chromosome 2, ASM80110v3, whole genome shotgun sequence genome includes a region encoding these proteins:
- the LOC130508092 gene encoding uncharacterized protein LOC130508092, with the protein MMALSLLSPNHSPASLSPFTLSSSFPAPKNASFLSSLCSLYHPKGTLGSSRTATSFFGGSANLRIDSMAEKRQAGLIMVSRNGGLDDLDEGEIERIGGQDEDDDEEEEGHPHSPSSPDRWDVLGLGQAMVDFSGVVDDGFLKKLGLEKGTRKLINHEERGKVLQAMDGCSYKAAAGGSLSNTLVALARLGCPSITDRPLNVAMAGSIAGDPLGSFYRTKLRRANVNFLSDPIMDGTTGTVIVLTTPDAQRTMLAYQGTSSVVNYDSCLASLISKTNVFVVEGYLFELPDTIRTITKACEEAHRNGALVAVTASDVSCIERHYDDFWDIVGNYADIIFANSDEARAFCHFSADESPISATRYLSHFVPFVSVTDGINGSYIGVKGEAIYVPPSPCVPVDTCGAGDAYASGILYGILRGVTDLKGMGDLAATIAATVVGQQGTRLRVQDAVKLARSHEFLLNSSGVRTDVGSS; encoded by the exons atgatgGCACTTTCTCTCCTATCTCCAAATCATTCCCCTGCCTCTCTTTCTCCCTTCactctctcctcctcctttcCCGCTCCTAAAAATGCCTcctttctctcctctctctgcTCTTTATATCATCCCAAAGGAACCCTCGGAAGCAGCAGAACCGCGACCTCCTTCTTCGGCGGCTCGGCCAACTTAAGAATCGATTCAATGGCGGAAAAGAGGCAAGCAGGTCTCATCATGGTTTCTAGAAACGGAGGTTTGGATGATTTGGATGAAGGTGAAATCGAGAGAATCGGTGGTCAagacgaagatgatgatgaggaagaagaaggacatCCTCATTCACCTTCTTCCCCTGATAGATGGGATGTTTTGGGCCTCGGCCAAGCCATG GTAGATTTCTCTGGGGTTGTGGATGATGGGTTCCTAAAGAAACTAGGCTTAGAAAAGGGAACGAGGAAGCTGATCAATCACGAGGAGAGGGGTAAAGTCTTACAGGCAATGGATGGTTGCAGCTATAAGGCCGCTGCTGGTGGTTCTTTGTCCAACACTCTTGTCGCTCTCGCTAGACTAGGCTGTCCTTCCATCACTGACCGCCCTTTGAATGTCGCTATGGCTGGCAGTATTGCTGGTGACCCTCTCGGTAGCTTTTACAG GACTAAACTACGACGAGCTAATGTAAATTTTCTATCTGATCCAATCATGGATGGAACAACCGGAACAGTGATAGTTCTCACCACTCCTGATGCTCAACGTACTATGCTTGCCTATCAG GGAACATCTTCTGTCGTTAATTATGATTCTTGCTTGGCTAGTTTGATATCCAAGACAAACGTCTTTGTTGTGGAAGGCTATTTGTTTGAGCTTCCTGATACTATAAGAACCATAACTAAAGCCTGCGAAGAAGCCCACAGAAATGGAGCACTTGTTGCTGTCACTGCATCAGATGTCTCTTGCATAGAGAGGCATTACGATGATTTCTG GGACATAGTAGGCAACTATGCGGATATTATATTTGCAAACAGCGATGAAGCAAGAGCCTTCTGTCACTTCTCCGCAGACGAAAGCCCAATCTCAGCGACAAGGTACTTGAGCCACTTTGTCCCGTTTGTTTCCGTGACAGACGGAATCAACGGGTCATACATTGGAGTCAAAGGAGAGGCCATATACGTTCCTCCGTCCCCGTGCGTGCCGGTCGACACGTGCGGTGCTGGAGATGCGTACGCTTCGGGGATATTATACGGTATCTTGAGAGGTGTCACCGACTTGAAAGGAATGGGAGACTTGGCGGCCACGATTGCAGCCACTGTGGTGGGTCAGCAAGGAACCAGGCTTAGGGTTCAAGACGCGGTTAAGCTGGCTCGGTCGCATGAGTTCCTTCTCAACAGTTCTGGTGTTCGAACTGATGTTGGGTCTTCTTGA
- the LOC130508093 gene encoding uncharacterized protein LOC130508093, protein MRLCFDDRDVFTMSTPRNVTSKHHRPEKVFGQGGGPSWILIAGGALLSTLSIRFGYKLKQSLHFKPPPHQSNASVGLKANGTSERQTCCCLHSNTSSSAHNKEYSCFRSIPGTENVEGNEETNEQMVSTSDTSLPLVTVPAPSYSKENGVMWTSSPDRLELPPRPYNHHHSTCSDSPCVSETSSDIFSKREVIQKLRQQLKRRDDMILEMQEQILELQNSYNAQMSHSSHLQAQLDSMNRDLFESEREVERLRKAIADHSLGCAGSNGKTSPVAPWSGHVNGFMDSENNYESPEKLSREGERIEMLRKEVSELKEVIDGKDYLLKSYKEQKMELQQKVKELQQRLDSQLPNIL, encoded by the exons ATGAG GTTATGTTTTGATGATAGAGACGTGTTTACAATGAGTACACCAAGAAACGTCACTTCCAAGCATCATCGACCTGAGAAAGTTTTTGGCCAGGGAGGGGGGCCCAGTTGGATCCTAATCGCAGGTGGAGCCTTGTTGAGCACTTTGTCTATTCGTTTTGGCTACAAGCTTAAGCAGTCGCTTCATTTCAAACCTCCTCCTCACCAATCTAATGCCTCTGTTGGATTAAAAG CCAATGGAACATCTGAGAGGCAAACATGTTGTTGTTTGCACTCCAACACGTCTTCCTCTGCACACAATAAGGAGTATTCCTGTTTCCGCTCCATTCCAg gAACTGAGAATGTGGAGGGGAACGAGGAGACAAACGAGCAAATGGTATCTACATCTGACACTTCACTGCCTCTTGTGACGGTTCCTGCTCCATCATACAGCAAAGAGAATGGTGTCATGTGGACTTCTTCTCCCGATCGCCTGGAACTGCCACCGAGACCATACAATCACCACCATTCGACCTGCTCGGACTCCCCTTGCGTGTCTGAAACCAGCTCAGACATCTTCAGCAAACGAGAAGTAATACAGAAACTAAGGCAACAGCTGAAGAGGCGCGACGACATGATACTGGAAATGCAGGAGCAGATTCTAGAGCTGCAAAACTCGTACAACGCACAGATGTCACACTCTAGCCACCTCCAGGCACAGCTAGACTCGATGAACAGAGATCTGTTCGAATCAGAAAGGGAAGTTGAGAGACTGAGAAAAGCGATCGCTGATCACAGCTTGGGATGCGCAGGCAGCAATGGCAAGACATCTCCTGTAGCACCTTGGAGTGGGCATGTGAACGGGTTTATGGACAGCGAGAACAATTATGAGTCACCGGAAAAGTTATCAAGGGAGGGAGAAAGAATAGAGATGTTGAGAAAGGAAGTGAGTGAGCTTAAAGAAGTTATTGATGGGAAAGATTATCTACTAAAAAGCTACAAAGAGCAGAAGATGGAGCTTCAGCAGAAGGTGAAAGAGTTGCAGCAGAGATTGGACTCACAGCTCCCAAACATATTGTAG